The DNA window CAGGGGAATGGTGGAACATGAACCCCATCGACGTGGTCCGCACCGCCACCCGCACCGGCGCCGCCCCTAACATCTCCGACGCCCTCACCGTCAACGGCCAGCCCGGTGACCTCTACAAGTGCTCATCCAACGGTAAACAATGCAACACCTAGCTACTCCAATTCCTGCTCCAGTGCCCAGCAGTGATCGATCGGAAATGAAACTGAACGCTGGTGGATCCGGACAGGCACGACGACGTTGGCGGTGAAGTCCGGCGAGACGAACCTGCTGCGCTTCATCAACGCCGCACTCAACACGGAGCTCTTCGTCTCGCTCGCCGGCCACACCATGACGGTGGTGGGCGCGGACGCCTCCTACACCAAGCCGTACGCCACGTCGGTCCTCATGATCGCGCCGGGGCAGACCACCGACGTGCTCGTCACCTTCGACCAGGCCCCCGGCCGCTACTACCTCGCCGCGCGCGCCTACGCCAGCGCCCAGGGGGTCCCCTTCGACAACACCACCACCACGGCCATCTTCGACTAcggcgccgccaccaccaccaccccaacCAGCAGTCCCGCGATGCCGACCCTCCCGGCCTACAACGACACCGCGACGGCGACGTCGTTCACGACGAGCCTGCGCGGCCTACGCAAGGCGGAGCTGCCGACACGCGTCGACGAGAGCCTCTTCTTCACCGTCGGCGTCGGCCTCTTCAACTGCTCGAGCGGGCAGACCTGCGGCGGGCCCAACAACACGCGGTTCGCGGCGAGCATCAACAACGTCTCCTTCGTGCTCCCGTCCACCACCTCCATCCTGCAGGCGCACTACTCCGGCGGCGGGGCGGCGTCGGCGCCAGGCGTGTTCACCGCCGACTTCCCGACCAACCCGCCGGTGCAGTTCGACTACACGGCGCAGAACGTGAGCCGCGCGCTGTGGCAGCCCGTGCCGGGCACCAAGGTGTACAGGCTCAAGTACGGCGCCGCGGTGCAGCTGGTGCTCCAGGGCACCAACGTGTTCGCGGCCGAGAACCACCCCATCCACCTCCACGGCTACGACTTCTACATCCTCGCCGAGGGGTTCGGCAACTTTGATGCGACAACCGACACCGCCAAGTTCAACATGGATGATCCGCCGATGAGGAACACGGTGGGCGTGCCGGTGAATGGGTGGGCGGTCATCCGGTTCGTGGCGGATAATCCGGGGGTGTGGCTGATGCACTGCCATCTGGACGTGCACATCACCTGGGGCCTCGCCATGGCGTTCCTGGTGGAGGACGGCGTTGGGGAGCTGGAGTCTCTGGAGGCGCCTCCATCTGACCTGCCACTCTGCTGAAAAGGCAGGCTCAAAGCATTGTTAACACTTGCAGATTCTAGTTTTGGCCATTCATATTCTGTGCTAGGTTAACTACCTGATATGCTGATTATTTGGAACATTCCATGTACCAGTTCACATTTTTTTTATCATCACAGCACAGCCTAGCTGTCTTCATCAAGAAACATTCTTGTCAATTTAATTCAATAATATAATACTATTGTAAACAAAGTACTGGTACTATACTCTGTTACAATGATGTCCTGATTCTTCCTCACGCCTTGTTTAGAttataagttttttcactctttcttcgtcacattaaatttttggacacatgcatggagtattaaatatagataaaaaataattaattacacagtttgattgtaaattacgagacgaatcttttgagcctagttaggccatgattggataataattgtcaaatacaaatgaaagtgctacaatgccgaatactgattcctaaccctaaTTTAAACGAGGCCTCAGCTTGAATAGAGGAAAAGGGTGGTTCACTGCACTGAATAAAGCTGACACCACAGCACATTCCAACTGCTGCCAGTCACATAGCATCTGTAACGGCAATCGGCAACTTGTCTTGCCCCTCGTTTAGCTGCCCGGAATCGACAGTGGTAAAAtcactgtagcgcactgtagtatactgtagtattttatttatatttgataataattgttcaatcattgactaattaggctcaaaacgttcgtctcgcaaagtataaccaaaccgtgcaattagtttttgatttcgtcaacatttagtactctatacatgtaccgcaagtttgatgtgacggagaatctttttttttgcatagtgccaaagtttggattttgggtaactaaacacccccttaaGGAGCCAGGGAGGGTTCTCTGAATTAGGCTCCGTTTGGTTTCTAAAGGCGCTCCTAAAAttcttgtcacatcgaatgtttagacatatgtatggagtattaaatatagactaattatgaaactaattacataacttgcgactaatttgcgagacgaatcttttaagcctaattagtccatgatttgacaacgtggtgctacagtaagcatgtgctaatgatagattaattagacttaaaaaatcgtctcgcaaattagcctccatctatgtaatttattttgtaattaatctatatttaatgctctttattagtatctaaaacattcgatgtgatataaattttaggagctactAAAGAACAAACACCCCATTACTCCAGAATATTATGATTGAGTAGCACTATACTACTAGTGGCTGACCCATCTGGCCTGGCTTAGTGGAGGGCTGTCTTCCCTCTAGCTACTGGGCCTAATTGCGTTGAAGTTGTTCGTCTCCAAAATTTAATAATATACTCTATCATGCATAATTTTTACATTTCTGGTTGCAATATCATTGAAACTATGTAATAATGTAAACACTGTAGGTAGAGATGCAGAAGCGGGAGAagttttgatatgattaatatatcttagaaaaatatgatttatatttccgcaaaaaaatatgatttgatatgattaatatatcttagaaaaatcatatcttttttttgtggaattaaatgaagataaattttatatgaaaattatagatctcgacgagatctataactttctagttttgagtttttttatttgaagtcgttaagatgctcaaaaaaattaatgacatatttagacttaagggtatttatgacttttcacacctgcagtttgataccgttagagcccaaactgacggcagtggcatggagggcacaaaaaagttggagcagtggcgctgaagaccgctgaactttttcagggACTCAAAGAgcattacgatcttttttaatggcacacaaggaatTCCCCCCGTTTGAGAAGCAAAATCAGATTAGAGCGATAGTTCATGGTGGTAGAATGGGTTGTAAAGCGCCAATGGCCTCgtttggcttgctgaaacttgactaaaagtggctgaaaaacactgttctggctaaaatattgtgagaggaaaacactgttccgactgaaaaaaaagaagctgaacaaaCCGGATATAAGATAAGTCGAACAGGCCGATAGCAATTAACATCTCATTCCAGTTCGCACCACTATTTTGCCATGTTAGTGTAGAAAGCCAAAAGGCCAAAGTCGATGTTGTGTCACCATTAGTGTGACGCAAGACAAATGTAACCCGATGGATATGTTTTTTCTGTAAGGTCGGCAAGAGCTTTGCCGAAATATATTAGTAGAAGAAAAAAGCATTACAATATAGTTACAACACCGAAGCAAAAAAGACAACCAAAACATCTGAACAACGGCAGACCACTGTCAAGGAAAAACTTGCTCCAACAACATAGGATCAGAAAACCTGATGGATGTTTTGCAACTGCAGGTTGCGTGTTCAGAGATGTCATCTGGACGTTTCAATTATATGTATCAATGAAGCAAATCACTAGTACAAAGTTGGAAATGATGATTCATTCAATTTTCAAACATTGCATACAGTGCAGCTTGAGAAAACAACGTTACACAGAGCGGAAGGCATTATATATAATAATACTaaatccgtttcaaattatagtttGCTTGACTTTTTTTTACCCCAAGTTTAaccactcgtcttatttaaaaatttgtgcaaaatatcacttcttttgttgtgacttgctttattaacaaacgttcttcaagaatgacttaaatttgagtATGTTTGCACAATATTTTTGAATAAGACAAGTGGTTAAACTTAAAGGTCAAAAAAAAGTTAaatgaattataatttggaacggagcgaGTAAAAGGGAAACAGACGAGGAGCAATAGCTGTAGAGAGTAGCACGTCCGCAAGCACACTTGCAAACACTAGTAATCGCAAAAAGGGCCGAAAATAAATTAAATCGGATTAGCCAGCAGGACATGGTGTCAAACCAtgtcatcatcttcagccatgcaaATCTCGGAAGTCGATGGAGCGGCGCCATCGCCGGCACCGGCGGTGTGGACCTTGGAAGAAGACGTCGATGGAGCGCCTGCGCTGGTGGTGGAGGAGACCCGCTCGAAAGTCGATGGTGGAGCGGTGGCGGCGTGGTTCACAGCCTCCTCCTCCCTCTACAGCTTGTCGGTGAAGGTCTCCATCCCCATGTAAAAGAGAAGGAGCCAGACATAGGAGAGGAACTCGCCGCCGTTGCCCAAAGCCTTGGCGTGTAGGTAGCCTCTGCACCTGCCGGCGGAGAAGCAGAGCATCTCAACCCAGACGCCTTGGATCACCTCCCACATCTTCTTCTCATCACCTAGGTGTTGCAACGCTTGAGCAAGCATCCAAGCCTCGTGGATGAAAGTTGCTGAGATGGTGGCTTCTGATGATGAATTTAGCTTGCTGATAATCTTGTCTGTAAGCTCTCTCTCTTATTATCCAGTGGCAGTGGTGCCTGATTGTCACCCTTGAATATGGCCTGGAGCTCTTCATGGGCTGCTGTGAAGAGATTACGCCTGGAGCCAGGCAACAGCATCTCAGGATTGACGAACAAGAGGTACGCCATGTAGTTGGACATGTGTGTGCATAGGACAGCTTTACAGTGGGTCAACTCTTGGTCGCATCGAGGACACCATGTCGTAGTCCGGTCGTTGCCGGCAGGTGGTGAATTAGTAGTCCAACACTATTTCCCTACCATTTCTCTGATCCTTTTTCTTGCTCCATGGATTAACTCTGGTATTCCTAGGAGTAGAATGGAGACAGGAGTTGATAGCCTTGTTTTCCATGCCGGGACCTTAGCAAAGGCACATGTCGTCATATGCTCTGCAAAGGAGCCGTTGAAGAAGCAGAGATCTGTGGCCATGTGCCAGAGGTGGACACTCTCATCAAATGGCCTCTTCTTTCCCATGCTGCTGAAGCCCAGATGATCAAGAAGCTAAGCACCGGCCAGTGTGTGTTATGGTTGTTGAACCTGCGGTAGTGTTTCTTCCACCCATCTTTCAAATATCCAAGAACGAATATTGAAATTGTGGCAGAGGAGAAGCATGGCTCCATGCCCTTGCCTCCAAACTTCCACTTGATGTTGTGCTTCATGTTGCTGCTGGCAAAGTACCCTATGAGGCTGTATTGAGCGACCATCTAGGGCCACAACTTCCCAAAAAGACTCACCGATGATTCAACCATACTACTAGTTGCGTCCCCAACCATAACAGGAAGCCCAGAATCAATCTCTAGAATAGCAGTACAACAGAATATGGCATACGTAATCTTGACATCAATACCATCATCATCATGTTTATCATGTGCTTCTTCGATGTGACTCCGGTGGTGGAAGAGACCGATGGAAGCCAATGGCAGCACCCAACATGAATTCCGTATGAATGCGCGACAATTGAGCTTCACCATATGGTAGAGCCCGTCACTAACAGTTTTCAACTCCTTTGCCAAATCAGTTTGCGTGGTAAAGCCTGCGGTCTTTAGTTTGGTGTAGAGAAGGTGGAACGCAGCGGCGAGCCCTCTCTGCACGTGGCCATATGCTCTCTCCTCGCTAATGCCCTAGAAATACTTAAGGATACCGAGGCGGAGACGATAGGGAGATGTTAGGTTGACAAATAGCCTGTAGGAGGCCTCACCGAGCAGTCGAAGATATTTGCTGACTTGATCATTTTCTTTCATTACTTGTCTTACTTGCTCAATGACTAGTGCACAGAAGCATCCTTCTCCTTCTTGCGATGGAGAATTTTTGTTGTGATGATGAAGCCGGCCATGTCATTGTTGCCTCGTCGCCCTCGAGCTTgcctagatagatagatagatagatagatagatagatagatagatatagagagagagagagagagagagagagagagagagaggtgggatCGCAGGAGGCCTCACCAAGCTCTTGAAGCCGTTTTCTATTTCTTTGTCTCCATTGATCAAGTTGTTTCATCAAAATCCTTAATGGTTCTAAGAGTTGTGCACATAAGCGGCATTCTTTTGATGGAAAATGATGATTGCCATCCTCCATAGAAGCTGCAGGTGTTGCCACGTCGTCCACAACATTGTTGCCTATATACGGGGGCCAAATATATAGTTAAGCACATTAATAAGTCGATGGGAATTATTTATAACTAGTCCATCAACAAGAGTCAAGACATTGTTGATAAGCAAATTAACGTGACTTGCAGGGTACAACAATTGTTAAGAAAATAATCGAGTTGGAGCTTTGGCTATGAGAGCTAAAGATGGGTTGATGGCAGGAATGGAAGTGATTGATACGAGAACTCCCCCCAATGCTATAGTCGGTGGAGTTGAACTCACGGACAAATAACCAGTTATTTATCGCGAATCGTTTAGACCAAGATAGGCCATAGAATTTAGGAACATTAGATTTCCATCGGTAATAACTACAATGAATTttgtattttagaaaaaaaatattgaagaagAATTCACAGTTTCTACTCTAGGAGAAAAGACCATCATCTCCTACCAGATTAGTTCCTAATTTTTGTTTTGAAGCTAGTAATGAGTAATGATCCCACCTATAGTACCCGAACTTTATATCAACTTtcctattttctctatttttattttcaaattagGAGAAAAATATCAAGTGTAGCAGAAGTAACTTTTGAAGATTTAGTTATGGTAGGGGTTATAGTCGATGTTGGTTGATTATTTTTAACGTCTCTAATTGAAATTTGAATATGAAATTTTGACCAAGGGAAAAAAGGAACTATATATATACTATAAGAAATGTGGTGATCTATGATGATGGATCAAATCGTTGTTAAATCTTTCTATTTATGACGTGTTTTCAAAAGCTAGTTCAGCTTAATGACAGAAAATGCAATGTGTCACTGATTGTAGCCAAAAGTCATCATAATCTACTTCACAGGCACATTTATGACGATTTTATGACAATTCTTGTCTTTCATAATTGTATCATCCAAAATACTTTGGTATTGTGCTGTAATAAAATTTTATATCATCACAAATGCATAATTATAATATCTCCAAAAGTTTTCATTAGGAAAATTGTGGGGGTATGGctcccaagacatgggctgcgcccccaggggtggcccggcccacaaggttaaggcgtgcacgacgctactcggcgtgcaccacaagacattgtatagtactaaataggctactttacttataaccctacctcctccagagtatataaggagaggtaggggtcccctagcggatatgatctatcagatcggatctacttacagatcaatacaatacaccaaagacataggacgtagggtattacgtcgatcagacggcccgaacctgtctaaatcgctatctctacgtcttgtgtcaccatccgattcctgatcacgcgcacccccaccgacaaatctaccatcgcgggatacccctcggtggactgccgagcatattctgtcgacagttgacgtgccaggtaggggctgtgcgcttgatcccatggcgagcaAGATGGGATCTCAAAATCAATGTTGTTCGCAGTAACTCCGACAGCTACGATGGCGTCCCTGGCCTACCCGACGCTCTCGACGGCAATCAAGCGGGCAGGAGCAGGACAGCCATGCCCAAACACAAAGCCGCCTGTGGATTTCGCCTTCCGCGCCTTGGAGTTCGAGGTCCGCTCTTGCCTCAGCCTTTGATCGGTCTCCGGGAGTTGCTGCCACTGTATCGGGATCCGTCGCGACTCTGCGAGATTCGATCAGTATTGCATCTGTACGTGCATGTTGGCCGCATGCAAATAAAGGAAGTTACTGAACCAACACCAATCAACGTGTCCGTCCAAAAATAATCAAGAATTTGGAGCTCCCGTGGGCATGCACCGGCCGTTCCAGCTGTTTATGTACTCGGACACCATGCAGAACATGTCAAGCCGTCGAGACAAGCCGCCCGAACCATCAAGCAAGCCTGCCGCATCGCAacgatgatcgccgcgaagaacggcgctacgacgaCTACGACTGCCGCTATGACAACCGGCAGGAAAGTTCGAGGATTGGGCAACTCCGTCGTCGCCGACCAGAAAACATCGTCGCCTCGGTCGATCAACTGTGCGCTAAGCGCAACTACGACAAGTACTACGAGAAGTTCCTCGTCGACCACACGCCACCGACTTGCCGTCGTGCTCGTCGTCCCTCGCCGACCGCTCACTACCGATTCACCGCCATTCCAGACGGCCCTCGTCGACTACTCCACATGGCGACAAttaagctaagtcacgctttaatattcttctaaatattctccaatgtccgtatatcgccataatatttctccaagctgttttctccatatctgctctccaaacgatttttcgaaccctcgaacagtcatgttgatgctcggacgcctccagagacggccctgtctccagctcctccctacacgtgctacgggctccgcgctctgcgttatgggtggtcggcagcggctccttggtcacgcctgttcctcctacacgtgcacgggctccgcgctcgacgttatggactatgggctagctagggctggagactcagctacacactaactgttcggacggtttatattaaacataaatatatttttcacgccaactgatcgctgaACTACATACGCTGTtttatcaccattgctgatttttctccggagtttatttatttgtgcgtcatgtactacctgttctacatgtttgcattgcaggatcattgtccaggtgatcgaatcacctagtgctcgggcttccccaccgatcaactggtcggaccgctcggttcatggactccgtcgtcgac is part of the Miscanthus floridulus cultivar M001 chromosome 9, ASM1932011v1, whole genome shotgun sequence genome and encodes:
- the LOC136483426 gene encoding laccase-23-like gives rise to the protein MQASLGMSSSSSSSSSSSYSSLLFTTLALLLCSQIAIAKEQHHEFVVKEATVTRLCGTQRIMTVNGQFPGPAVEVAEGDALIVRVLNRGSYNVTVHWHGVRQMRTGWSDGPEFVTQCPIRPGNSYTYRFTVAGQEGTLWWHAHSSWLRATVHGALLIRPRAGVPYPFNGGKPPAREIPIILGEWWNMNPIDVVRTATRTGAAPNISDALTVNGQPGDLYKCSSNGTTTLAVKSGETNLLRFINAALNTELFVSLAGHTMTVVGADASYTKPYATSVLMIAPGQTTDVLVTFDQAPGRYYLAARAYASAQGVPFDNTTTTAIFDYGAATTTTPTSSPAMPTLPAYNDTATATSFTTSLRGLRKAELPTRVDESLFFTVGVGLFNCSSGQTCGGPNNTRFAASINNVSFVLPSTTSILQAHYSGGGAASAPGVFTADFPTNPPVQFDYTAQNVSRALWQPVPGTKVYRLKYGAAVQLVLQGTNVFAAENHPIHLHGYDFYILAEGFGNFDATTDTAKFNMDDPPMRNTVGVPVNGWAVIRFVADNPGVWLMHCHLDVHITWGLAMAFLVEDGVGELESLEAPPSDLPLC